The following proteins come from a genomic window of Aspergillus oryzae RIB40 DNA, chromosome 4:
- a CDS encoding uncharacterized protein (predicted protein) codes for MLSLLRSSKRIQRTQQIAQISLLCRDTLCDVAASAGGDSSRIVTIEKLEGGFSKALLMKKGNGKEVIAKLPCRIAGPTSLTTACEVGVLEYVRKYTSIPAPRVFSWSSDDSNPVGAEYIIMEKVAGVPLFEQWGKMAEIEKLELIKNLTKLEAQLAAIRFPAYGGLYRQADVSSLQCQELNGSICIGPSCGRSFSTDSAAVLSTQSEKLDYGPLTFIWAIFLLRLARTQKIVSLIDFQSLSVLPLFLQAQWPVFLKPPQNYTKGLVQPKLPGDFDELDEEGKAAALQEWSQSKLAKAYEVATVLENGVAHNAMNIPRVFRELFIRCGEVSEVGVVPLRECLIEIFRNWSSLGFTGQCPYSFSNEEITTHEHQFAEYQAWDEVQQLAQECLDTDAEGWIAPQLDIEEKRRQNRELLSLYIKRMAGEKSPDEARAMWPFPG; via the exons ATGCTATCTCTCCTTAGGAGTTCTAAACGGATACAGCGTACGCAGCAAATAGCTCAGATATCCCTACTTTGCCGTG ACACTCTTTGTGACGTTGCTGCTTCCGCCGGTGGGGACTCATCTCGTATCGTAACTATCGAGAAGCTCGAAGGAGGTTTTAGCAAGGCTCTTCTAATGAAaaagggaaatggaaaggaagTCATTGCGAAGCTTCCCTGTCGCATCGCTGGACCAACCTCCCTTACAACAGCATGTGAGGTAGGCGTCTTAGAATATG TGAGAAAATATACGAGTATTCCTGCCCCACGGGTCTTTTCCTGGTCCTCAGACGATTCAAATCCTGTGGGTGCCGAATATATTATCATGGAGAAGGTCGCAGGAGTTCCATTGTTTGAGCAATGGGGGAAAATGGCAGAAATTGAAAAACTGGAGCTTATTAAAAATCTAACCAAGCTCGAGGCTCAGCTTGCGGCTATTCGCTTCCCTGCGTATGGTGGATTGTATCGTCAAGCAGATGTGAGCAGTTTACAGTGCCAAGAACTTAACGGGAGCATATGTATTGGTCCCTCTTGTGGTCGCTCGTTTAGCACCGACTCAGCTGCGGTCTTATCCACTCAAAGTGAGAAACTTGATTATGGGCCTT TGACCTTCATATGGGCAATATTTTTGTTGCGCCTGGCGAGAACTCAAAAGATAGTATCGCTAATTGATTTCCAATCTTTGTCAGTCCTtccgctttttcttcaagcccAGTGGCCTGTCTTTCTAAAGCCTCCGCAAAATTACACTAAAGGGCTTGTGCAACCTAAACTCCCTGGTGATTTCGATGAATTAGACGAAGAAGGTAAAGCTGCTGCTTTACAAGAATGGTCCCAGTCCAAGCTAGCCAAAGCATACGAAGTTGCCACAGTCCTTGAAAATGGAGTTGCACATAACGCCATGAATATACCCCGTGTTTTTCGAGAACTCTTCATCCGCTGTGGAGAAGTCTCTGAAGTTGGCGTTGTTCCACTCCGGGAATGCTTGATAGAGATTTTCCGCAACTGGTCAAGTTTGGGCTTCACTGGACAATGTCCTTATTCATTCAGCAATGAAGAGATCACCACACACGAGCATCAATTTGCTGAATACCAAGCCTGGGACGAGGTCCAACAACTCGCTCAGGAATGCCTGGATACCGATGCTGAAGGCTGGATCGCTCCACAGCTCGATATTGAAGAGAAGCGGAGGCAAAACAGGGAGCTTCTATCTTTGTACATCAAGCGAATGGCTGGAGAAAAATCCCCCGACGAAGCAAGAGCGATGTGGCCTTTCCCGGGATGA
- the rat1 gene encoding 5'->3' exoribonculease Dhp1 (5'-3' exonuclease HKE1/RAT1) — MGVPALFRWLSNKYPKIISPVIEEQPYEVNGEQIPVDTTRPNPNGEELDNLYLDMNGIVHPCTHPEGKPPPANEQEMMLEIFNYTDRVVNMVRPRKLLMIAVDGVAPRAKMNQQRARRFRSAQEAKEADEKKEEFRKQFLKKSKGDQEIHEEVIQKTWDSNVITPGTPFMDILAASLRYWIAYKLNTDPAWEKLKIIISDATVPGEGEHKIMEFVRSQRAAPEHDPNTRHVIYGLDADLIMLGLATHEPHFRVLREDVFFQESKARTCHLCGQAGHKAEECRGQAKEKNGQFDEKGKGTSLKPFIWLNVSILREYLAVELYVPHQPFPFDLERALDDWVFMCFFVGNDFLPHLPSLDIRENGIDTLIAIWRDNIPVMGGYLTKDGHVEFKKAQLILQGLAKQEDAIFRRRRQVEEKKLANEKRRKEEAQARDRARKRRRSSPNYEPSEPPASNRARGGGGDSAPPNDVELIIPGRGELSRENRELTHSMVVNRGAVYRANMANKSAAAILKSKLMKGSQEGDDTAESTPMPDADGASDSKIEPTSPSVLGKRKAEEPEGETDTPADNTDSTPKPSKDDEMPPDTVRLWEEGYADRYYEQKFGVDPQDKEFRHKVARAYAEGLAWVLLYYFQGCPSWNWYYPYHYAPFAADFVDIGDMELSFEKGTPFKPFEQLMGVLPASSNHAIPEVFHDLMQDPESEIIDFYPEDFAVDLNGKKFAWQGVILLPFIDEKRLLAAMEKKYPLLSDDERHRNTVGREVLLLSDGHPLYQDLVANFYSKKQGAPKYTLNMRVSEGLAGRVERNETYIPHSSLVSSLEEYGMPTLEDDRSLTVNYEIPKSNHIHKSMLLRGVKFPPPALDNADIQATRSKAQHSGRSFGGAPFRGGHGNRGGRINYASDRPNPFAAHLDPNFMPPSNAGAQGMPSGWAPPVPGSANFSRGPPPPPRGNHRNHYGSGHAQQQGYQQTNYGRNDYYGRGQQGHQHQGSYGNQSGQYSGRQSGYGGAEYRGGGYQRGGYQGQGQGRDYYNSRNQGGYGRY; from the exons ATGGGTGTTCCCGCACTATTCCGTTGGCTCTCCAACAAATACCCGAAAATCATTTCGCCCGTTATTGAGGAGCAGCCCTACGAGGTCAATGGAGAACAGATCCCGGTCGACACCACGCGTCCGAATCCCAATggggaggagttggataATCTATACCTGGACATGAATGGTATTGTCCATCCATGTACTCACCCAGAGGGAAAGCCTCCACCGGCAAACGAgcaggagatgatgttggaGATCTTTAACTACACCGACCGAGTTGTGAACATGGTCCGCCCGAGGAAACTCCTGATGATCGCAGTCG atggtgttgCGCCGCGAGCAAAGATGAACCAACAGCGTGCACGTCGTTTCCGCTCTGCGCAAGAGGCTAAGGAGgcggatgagaagaaggaagaattccGGAAACAGTTCctcaagaagagcaaaggGGATCAGGAGATTCACGAAGAAGTTATACAGAAGACGTGGGATAGCAACGTCATCACCCCCGGAACTCCTTTCATGGACATTCTCGCTGCATCCCTGCGCTACTGGATTGCTTATAAGCTTAACACAGATCCAGCTTGGGAGAAG CTCAAAATCATCATTTCCGACGCGACAGTCccgggagaaggagaacacAAAATCATGGAGTTTGTCCGGTCGCAACGAGCTGCGCCAGAGCATGATCCGAACACTCGTCACGTTATTTATGGTTTG GATGCCGATTTAATTATGCTGGGTCTCGCTACTCACGAGCCTCATTTCAGAGTGCTTCGAGAGGATGTGTTCTTTCAGGAGTCTAAAGCTCGAACATGCCACCTATGCGGCCAGGCAGGCCATAAGGCTGAAGAATGCAGAGGCCaggcaaaggagaagaacGGACAATTTGATGAAAAGGGCAAAGGCACATCACTGAAACCATTTATTTGGCTCAATGTTTCTATCCTCCGAGAATATCTTGCCGTCGAGCTGTACGTTCCGCATCAACCGTTCCCTTTCGACCTGGAACGAGCCTTGGATGATTGGGTCTTCATGTGCTTTTTCGTAGGTAATGATTTCCTGCCGCACTTGCCCTCTTTAGACATCCGAGAGAACGGCATCGACACTTTGATAGCAATATGGCGAGACAATATCCCTGTTATGGGAGGTTACTTGACTAAAGACGGCCATGTTGAGTTCAAAAAAGCTCAACTTATTCTTCAAGGGCTTGCAAAGCAAGAAGATGCTATTTTCCGCCGCCGCAGGcaagtggaagaaaaaaagctcGCGAACGAGAAGAGGCGCAAGGAAGAGGCACAGGCCCGAGACCGTGCCAGGAAACGACGAAGGAGCTCCCCTAATTATGAACCCTCTGAGCCTCCCGCAAGCAACCGAGCccgcggcggcggcggcgactCAGCGCCGCCTAATGACGTGGAGTTAATCATCCCTGGTCGAGGAGAACTATCACGAGAAAACCGAGAGCTGACTCACAGCATGGTAGTCAATCGTGGGGCTGTCTATCGGGCCAATATGGCTAACAAGAGTGCTGCGGCTATTTTGAAGAGCAAACTTATGAAAGGTTCACAGGAGGGTGACGACACTGCAGAGTCCACTCCGATGCCAGACGCAGACGGAGCTTCAGACAGTAAAATAGAACCGACATCACCATCCGTTCTTggcaaaagaaaggcagaagAGCCAGAGGGCGAGACAGACACACCCGCCGACAACACGGACTCTACCCCTAAACCTtccaaggatgatgagatgCCTCCTGATACTGTCCGCCTCTGGGAAGAGGGTTACGCTGATCGTTATTACGAGCAAAAATTTGGCGTGGATCCTCAGGACAAAGAGTTCCGCCATAAGGTCGCGCGAGCATATGCTGAAGGCCTAGCGTGGGTTCTTTTGTATTATTTCCAAGGGTGCCCATCATGGAATTGGTACTATCCTTATCATTACGCGCCCTTTGCGGCTGACTTTGTGGATATTGGTGATATGGAGCTATCTTTTGAGAAGGGGACGCCCTTCAAGCCATTCGAACAGCTCATGGGAGTCCTTCCAGCTTCGTCAAACCACGCCATTCCCGAAGTGTTCCACGATCTCATGCAGGACCCCGAGAGCGAAATTATCGATTTTTACCCTGAAGATTTTGCAGTGGATTTGAACGGCAAAAAGTTCGCTTGGCAGGGAGTTATTCTGCTACCGTTCATTGATGAGAAGAGACTTCTGGCCGCCATGGAAAAGAAATACCCTTTGCTCTCCGATGATGAGAGGCATCGCAATACTGTTGGTCGGGAGGTCTTGCTGCTATCAGACGGCCATCCTCTATACCAGGACTTGGTTGCCAATTTCTACTCGAAGAAGCAGGGCGCCCCCAAATACACGTTGAATATGCGAGTAAGTGAAGGTTTAGCAGGTAGAGTCGAGCGCAACGAGACGTATATTCCACATAGTTCGTTGGTGTCCTCGCTCGAAGAATACGGCATGCCCACTTTGGAGGATGATCGGTCCTTGAC CGTCAACTATGAGATCCCCAAATCAAATCACATCCACAAATCTATGTTGCTGCGAGGCGTCAAATTTCCTCCCCCAGCACTAGACAATGCCGACATTCAGGCTACCAGATCTAAGGCTCAACACTCGGGCCGCTCGTTTGGCGGTGCACCGTTTCGCGGTGGCCATGGGAACAGGGGCGGTCGAATCAACTACGCAAGCGACCGACCAAATCCTTTTGCAGCGCATCTCGATCCCAACTTCATGCCCCCATCAAATGCAGGCGCTCAGGGGATGCCTTCTGGCTGGGCTCCCCCAGTACCGGGATCTGCGAACTTCTCCCGGGGTCCCCCACCTCCCCCCCGCGGAAACCACCGGAATCATTACGGCTCAGGACATGCTCAGCAACAAGGTTATCAGCAGACGAACTATGGGCGAAACGACTACTATGGCCGCGGTCAGCAGGGACATCAGCATCAGGGATCCTACGGCAACCAATCCGGTCAATATAGCGGACGGCAGTCTGGCTACGGAGGGGCTGAATATCGAGGCGGAGGCTATCAACGCGGAGGATACCAAGGCCAAGGTCAAGGCCGTGACTACTACAATTCCAGGAACCAGGGTGGATATGGTCGCTATTAA
- a CDS encoding pentafunctional protein ARO1 (pentafunctional AROM protein), with protein MAEPTKIKILGQESIIADFGLWRNYVAKDLISGCPSTTYVLITDTNIGSIYTPGFQKTFEDAATAVSPAPRLLVYHCPPGEVSKSRQTKADIEDWMLSQSPPCGRDTVVIALGGGVIGDLTGFVASTYMRGVRYVQVPTTLLAMVDSSIGGKTAIDTPLGKNLIGAIWQPTRIYIDLEFLETLPVREFVNGMAEVIKTAAISSEEEFTALEDNAEAILTAVRSERKPGQRWFEGIEDILKARILASARHKAYVVSADEREGGLRNLLNWGHSIGHAIEAILTPQVLHGECVAIGMVKEAELARHLGILKGVAVARIVKCIAAYGLPTSLKDSRIRKLTAGKHCSVDQLLFNMALDKKNDGPKKKIVLLSAIGRTYEPKASVVPNEDIGVVLAPSIEVHPGVEPASNIICIPPGSKSISNRALVLAALGSGTCRVKNLLHSDDTEVMLNALERLGAATFSWEEEGEVLVVNGKGGNLQASPSELYLGNAGTASRFLTTVATLANASSVDSSILTGNNRMKQRPIGDLVDALTANGASVEYVERKGSLPLKVAASGGFAGGRINLAAKVSSQYVSSLLMCAPYAKEPVTLKLVGGKPISQPYIDMTTAMMRSFGIDVQKSTTEEHTYHIPQGRYVNPAEYVIESDASSATYPLAIAAITGTTCTVPNIGSKSLQGDARFAVEVLGPMGCTVKQTDTSTTVVGPSDGILRPLPNVDMEPMTDAFLTASVLAAVARGDGASHTTRIYGIANQRVKECNRIKAMKDELAKFGVVCREHDDGLEIDGIDRSTLRQPAGGVYCYDDHRVAFSFSVLSLVAPQPTLILEKECVGKTWPGWWDTLRQKFSAKLEGKELKEEESSPLAGAGRATASVFIIGMRGAGKTTTGRWVAKTLNRPFVDLDTELENVEGQTIPDIVKQRGWQGFRDAELSLLQRTLKERSSGYVLACGGGIVEIPEARKLLIDYHKNKGNVMLIMRDIKQVMDFLNIDKTRPAYVEDMMGVWLRRKPWFQECSNIQYYSQHATGKLAKASEDFTRFFNVVTGEADSLSIIKRKKHSFFVSLTLPDLRTAGDILEKVCVGSDAVELRVDLLKDPASDSDIPSVDYVAEQMAFLRSYVSLPLIFTIRTKSQGGRFPDDAHDAAMELYRLAFRSGSEFVDLEIAFPDEMLRAVTEMKGYSKIIASHHDPKGELSWANMSWMKYYNRALEYGDIIKLVGVAKNLDDNTALRKFKSWAEEAHETPLIAINMGDNGQLSRILNGFMTPVSHPSLPFKAAPGQLSATEIRKGLSLMGEIKQKKFAVFGTPVSGSRSPVLHNTLFSQAGLPHEYGRLETANVEDVKDFIRSPDFGGASVTIPLKLDIMPLLDHITPEAEIIGAVNTIIPVADGDKPARLVGSNTDWQGMTLSLHNAGVETANKDASALVIGGGGTARAAIYALHSMGFSPIYVIGRSAPKLQSMVSTFPSSYNIQVIDSPETLKTIPTVAIGTIPADKPIDPVMRETLCHMFERAQEADADVVKTGEKAHRVLLEMAYKPSVTALMQLASDSNWHTIPGLEVLVGQGWYQVSSKPYTYSIQYQKLTRYIVQTLDWDFSPLRGCKSRRA; from the coding sequence ATGGCCGAACCCACTAAGATAAAGATTTTGGGACAGGAGAGTATAATCGCTGATTTCGGTCTTTGGCGCAACTATGTCGCTAAGGACCTGATTAGCGGCTGTCCCTCCACAACCTACGTTCTCATCACCGATACGAACATTGGATCGATATATACCCCCGGCTTCCAAAAAACCTTCGAAGATGCCGCCACCGCCGTTTCCCCCGCGCCACGGTTGTTAGTATATCATTGCCCCCCGGGGGAGGTCTCTAAATCCCGGCAGACCAaagcagatattgaagattGGATGTTGAGCCAAAGCCCCCCGTGTGGCCGTGACACTGTGGTTATCGCGCTGGGCGGAGGTGTCATTGGAGATCTGACTGGGTTTGTTGCCTCGACCTATATGCGTGGTGTTCGATATGTCCAGGTTCCGACGACCCTCCTGGCTATGGTGGATTCGTCAATTGGTGGAAAGACTGCGATTGATACTCCGCTAGGAAAGAACTTGATCGGCGCAATCTGGCAGCCGACAAGGATCTACATTGACCTGGAATTCTTGGAAACACTTCCCGTTAGGGAATTCGTCAACGGCATGGCTGAGGTTATCAAAACGGCTGCCATTTCTAGTGAAGAAGAATTTACTGCATTGGAGGACAATGCTGAGGCGATCTTGACTGCTGTCCGAAGCGAGCGTAAGCCGGGCCAGCGTTGGTTTGAGGGTATTGAGGACATTTTGAAGGCGCGGATTCTTGCATCGGCACGTCACAAAGCCTACGTTGTCTCTGCAGATGAACGAGAGGGCGGCCTCCGAAACCTTCTCAACTGGGGTCACTCCATTGGCCATGCTATCGAAGCAATTCTCACTCCTCAGGTTCTTCACGGAGAGTGTGTTGCTATTGGTATGGTAAAAGAAGCAGAGCTCGCCCGGCATCTTGGCATTCTCAAGGGGGTTGCTGTAGCCCGTATTGTCAAGTGCATCGCCGCTTACGGTTTGCCCACCTCGTTGAAAGACTCGCGCATTAGAAAACTCACCGCCGGAAAGCATTGCTCAGTTGATCAGCTGCTTTTCAACATGGCTCTCGATAAGAAGAACGATGgtccgaagaagaagatcgttcTTTTGTCGGCTATTGGACGCACGTACGAGCCAAAGGCTAGTGTAGTTCCCAATGAGGATATCGGCGTTGTCCTTGCCCCCAGCATCGAAGTACATCCTGGCGTAGAGCCAGCATCTAACATTATCTGCATTCCTCCAGGCTCAAAGAGTATCTCCAACCGAGCTTTGGTTCTTGCTGCTCTTGGTTCTGGAACTTGCCGCGTCAAGAATCTCCTTCATTCGGACGACACTGAAGTTATGCTGAACGCTTTGGAGAGACTCGGTGCCGCAACTTTCTcctgggaagaggagggcgAAGTGCTTGTAGTAAACGGTAAAGGCGGAAATCTTCAAGCAAGCCCCTCTGAGCTCTACCTCGGTAACGCAGGTACTGCCTCGAGGTTCCTCACCACTGTCGCAACCCTTGCCAATGCAAGCAGCGTAGATTCAAGCATTCTCACTGGCAACAATCGCATGAAGCAAAGACCCATTGGCGACCTGGTGGATGCACTGACAGCGAATGGTGCATCGGTCGAATATGTGGAGCGGAAAGGCAGTCTTCCTCTCAAGGTAGCTGCGTCTGGCGGGTTTGCGGGAGGAAGAATCAACCTTGCTGCTAAAGTTTCTTCTCAATACGTATCGTCTTTGCTTATGTGTGCCCCGTACGCCAAGGAGCCTGTCACATTGAAACTGGTGGGTGGTAAGCCCATCTCTCAGCCTTACATTGATATGACAACGGCAATGATGAGATCCTTCGGTATCGATGTGCAAAAGTCCACGACTGAGGAACACACATACCATATCCCTCAGGGCCGTTACGTTAACCCTGCCGAGTACGTTATTGAAAGCGATGCTAGCTCTGCAACCTACCCTCTCGCAATTGCAGCGATTACTGGAACGACATGCACTGTTCCGAACATTGGATCCAAATCCCTCCAAGGTGATGCCCGTTTTGCTGTCGAGGTCTTGGGGCCCATGGGCTGTACCGTCAAGCAGACTGACACTTCGACCACTGTCGTCGGACCATCCGATGGTATCCTGCGGCCGCTGCCGAATGTGGATATGGAGCCTATGACGGACGCATTTCTTACTGCATCTGTTCTCGCTGCTGTCGCTCGTGGAGACGGCGCGAGCCATACCACTCGTATTTATGGAATCGCAAACCAGCGTGTAAAGGAATGCAATCGTATCAAGGCCATGAAGGATGAACTCGCCAAATTCGGCGTCGTCTGCCGGGAGCACGATGATGGTCTTGAGATTGACGGAATTGACCGCTCAACTCTTCGGCAGCCGGCCGGCGGCGTCTACTGCTATGATGACCACCGCGTTGCTTTCAGCTTCAGTGTCCTCTCTCTTGTGGCTCCTCAGCCGACCCTCATCTTAGAAAAGGAATGTGTAGGCAAGACATGGCCTGGCTGGTGGGACACCTTGAGGCAGAAGTTCTCGGCCAAGTTGGAGGGTAAAGAactgaaagaagaggaatcatCACCTCTTGCTGGTGCCGGAAGGGCTACTGCTTCAGTCTTCATAATCGGAATGCGTGGCGCCGGGAAGACTACTACTGGGCGCTGGGTCGCGAAGACCTTGAATCGTCCTTTCGTCGATCTTGATACCGAACTGGAAAACGTTGAAGGTCAGACAATTCCAGACATTGTCAAGCAGCGCGGCTGGCAAGGGTTTAGAGATGCCGAGCTTAGCCTCTTACAACGCACTTTGAAGGAACGTTCCAGTGGTTATGTTCTCGCATGTGGTGGGGGTATAGTTGAGATTCCGGAGGCCAGGAAGTTGCTCATTGATTATCATAAGAACAAAGGTAACGTCATGCTAATCATGCGCGATATTAAACAAGTGATGGACTTCCTCAACATCGACAAGACCCGCCCCGCTTACGTTGAGGATATGATGGGTGTATGGTTGCGCAGGAAACCATGGTTCCAAGAGTGTAGCAACATCCAGTATTACAGCCAACATGCTACGGGTAAGCTCGCTAAGGCTTCAGAGGATTTCACTCGTTTCTTCAATGTCGTCACCGGCGAGGCGGACAGCCTGAGCATCATCAAGCGCAAGAAgcattccttcttcgtgTCTTTGACCTTGCCCGACTTACGAACTGCTGGCGATATCTTAGAGAAAGTATGCGTGGGATCCGATGCCGTGGAACTCCGCGTCGATCTGTTGAAGGACCCAGCATCGGATAGTGACATTCCGTCAGTCGACTATGTGGCCGAGCAGATGGCTTTCCTGCGCAGCTATGTTTCGCTTCCGTTGATATTTACGATTCGCACTAAGAGCCAAGGTGGTCGATTCCCAGACGATGCGCACGACGCTGCAATGGAGCTGTATCGCCTCGCATTCAGATCTGGCAGTGAATTTGTGGACCTCGAAATCGCTTTCCCTGACGAAATGCTGCGCGCTGTCACAGAGATGAAGGGCTATTCGAAGATCATCGCATCACACCACGACCCTAAGGGAGAATTGTCATGGGCGAACATGTCTTGGATGAAGTACTACAACAGGGCTCTTGAATACGGCGACATCATCAAGCTTGTCGGTGTTGCAAAGAATCTAGATGATAACACGGCGCTCAGGAAATTTAAGAGCTGGGCAGAGGAAGCACACGAGACTCCATTAATCGCTATCAACATGGGCGACAATGGACAACTCAGTCGTATCCTAAATGGTTTCATGACCCCAGTGTCTCACCCTAGCCTACCTTTCAAAGCTGCTCCTGGTCAACTCTCTGCGACCGAAATCCGCAAGGGGTTGTCCCTGATGGGAGAGataaagcaaaagaagttTGCAGTGTTTGGCACCCCCGTCTCAGGCTCTCGCTCCCCGGTCCTCCATAAcaccctcttctcccaggcGGGCCTTCCTCATGAGTATGGTCGTTTGGAGACGGCGAACGTTGAAGACGTCAAGGACTTCATTCGGTCCCCTGATTTTGGGGGCGCTTCTGTAACAATCCCTTTGAAGTTGGACATCATGCCCTTACTAGACCACATCACACCAGAAGCCGAAATCATTGGCGCCGTGAACACTATCATCCCTGTCGCTGATGGAGACAAGCCAGCGCGCTTAGTGGGATCCAACACTGACTGGCAAGGAATgaccctctctctccatAACGCCGGTGTTGAGACTGCCAATAAGGATGCCAGTGCTCTCGTTATCGGTGGCGGTGGTACTGCCCGGGCTGCCATCTACGCTCTCCACAGCATGGGATTCTCTCCCATCTATGTTATTGGACGGTCGGCTCCCAAGCTCCAGAGCATGGTCTCGACCTTCCCCTCCAGCTACAATATCCAGGTCATCGACAGCCCGGAGACACTAAAAACAATTCCCACCGTGGCCATCGGCACTATTCCTGCCGACAAGCCGATCGACCCCGTTATGCGTGAGACCCTCTGCCATATGTTCGAGCGCGCCCAAGAGGCCGATGCCGATGTGGTCAAGACGGGGGAGAAGGCACACCGTGTTCTTCTTGAGATGGCCTACAAACCATCCGTGACGGCATTGATGCAGTTGGCTTCCGATTCCAATTGGCACACTATTCCCGGACTTGAGGTCCTGGTTGGTCAGGGATGGTATCAGGTAAGCTCCAAACCGTATACGTACTCGATTCAATATCAGAAGCTGACTCGGTATATAGTTCAAACATTGGACTGGGATTTCTCCCCTCTACGAGGATGCAAGAGCCGCCGTGCTTAG